One stretch of Methermicoccus shengliensis DSM 18856 DNA includes these proteins:
- a CDS encoding OBG GTPase family GTP-binding protein, with protein MVSIEEQIRAVEEEIRTTPYNKATSHHIGRLKAKLARLREQREKRTASAGGGEGYAVKKSGHATVVLVGFPSVGKSTLLNAITDAKSEVAPYEFTTLDVVPGVMEHRGARIQVLDVPGLIRGAAHGRGRGREVLSVIRVADLIVMLIDPFDVQQLSVLEQELYDAGIRINRRPPDVHITRTDRGGVRISTTVPISLDEGTIRAVLAEYRIHNAHVVIREDITVDELIDVLSGSRSYLRAIVVFTKADLCSGELKESLAREHPDALFISAEKGEGLEHLKDRIYEELGFIRVFLKPQGEPPDLDEPLVIRKGARVRDVCEVLHRDFVSKFRYGRVWGRSAKHEGQRVGLEHELEDGDVLTIVIDR; from the coding sequence AGAGGAGCAGATACGGGCAGTGGAGGAGGAGATTCGCACCACCCCTTACAACAAGGCAACCTCCCATCACATAGGCAGGCTCAAGGCAAAGCTCGCAAGGCTCAGAGAGCAGCGGGAGAAAAGGACCGCCTCAGCAGGAGGTGGGGAAGGGTATGCCGTAAAGAAGTCGGGGCATGCCACGGTGGTGCTCGTGGGCTTTCCATCTGTGGGCAAGTCCACGCTGCTCAATGCCATCACCGATGCCAAGAGTGAGGTCGCCCCATACGAGTTCACAACCCTCGACGTGGTGCCCGGCGTGATGGAGCACCGTGGTGCGAGGATTCAGGTGCTGGACGTGCCAGGGCTCATAAGAGGGGCTGCCCACGGCAGAGGCAGAGGGAGGGAGGTCCTCTCGGTGATAAGGGTGGCAGACCTCATCGTGATGCTCATCGACCCATTCGATGTACAGCAGCTCTCCGTGCTCGAGCAAGAGCTGTACGATGCTGGTATCAGGATAAACAGGAGACCGCCGGATGTGCACATCACCAGGACGGACAGAGGAGGCGTGAGAATCAGCACCACAGTGCCCATCTCGCTGGACGAGGGCACCATACGGGCGGTGCTCGCAGAGTACCGCATCCACAATGCCCATGTGGTCATACGCGAGGATATAACGGTGGACGAGCTGATAGATGTGCTCTCTGGCTCCCGCAGCTACCTCAGGGCGATAGTGGTGTTCACAAAGGCGGATTTGTGCTCCGGGGAGCTTAAGGAGAGCCTCGCACGAGAGCATCCCGATGCGCTGTTCATATCTGCCGAGAAGGGCGAGGGGCTCGAGCATCTCAAGGACAGGATATACGAGGAGCTCGGGTTCATCAGGGTGTTTCTAAAGCCACAGGGCGAGCCCCCAGACCTCGACGAGCCCCTCGTGATACGAAAGGGGGCGAGGGTGAGGGACGTGTGCGAGGTGCTGCACAGGGACTTCGTGAGCAAGTTCAGGTATGGCAGGGTGTGGGGCAGGTCGGCGAAGCACGAGGGGCAGCGCGTTGGGCTCGAGCACGAGCTTGAAGACGGCGACGTGCTCACAATCGTGATAGATCGGTAG
- a CDS encoding shikimate kinase, which produces MKGKGRAYGAGTIVNAIATWKGAAFAIGLTTTVEVTLKHSDEMHLEARMDTPTDPSLMLRCAELVLERFGMRCEGVVTSKSDIPIASGLKSSSAVANATVMATLRAIGECLPPEEVVRMGVRAALDTGVSITGAYDDACASFLGGVVLTDNRHMRIEMRDTLDAEVMVYVPSRRQLTSEVDVGACTLLAPFVHEAYAMAREGRYAEAMTINGLLYGAALGYESDVVMDALRCGAVGCGLSGTGPAYTALFVDGDMDALEERWKERGATVIKTRVVNEGVEV; this is translated from the coding sequence ATGAAGGGAAAGGGCAGGGCATACGGGGCTGGCACCATCGTGAATGCGATAGCCACGTGGAAAGGGGCTGCGTTTGCAATCGGGCTCACCACCACGGTGGAGGTCACTCTCAAACACTCGGACGAGATGCACCTTGAGGCGAGGATGGACACCCCCACCGACCCCTCCCTGATGCTGAGGTGTGCAGAGCTCGTGCTCGAGCGCTTCGGGATGAGGTGTGAGGGCGTGGTGACATCCAAGAGCGATATACCGATAGCAAGCGGGCTCAAGAGCTCATCTGCGGTCGCCAATGCCACAGTGATGGCAACGCTGAGGGCGATAGGGGAGTGCCTTCCCCCAGAGGAGGTGGTGAGGATGGGCGTGCGGGCAGCACTGGACACTGGGGTGAGCATCACGGGGGCATACGATGATGCGTGTGCCTCATTCCTTGGCGGTGTCGTGCTCACGGACAACAGGCACATGCGCATCGAGATGAGGGACACGCTCGATGCAGAGGTGATGGTGTACGTGCCCTCAAGAAGGCAGCTCACGAGCGAGGTGGACGTGGGGGCGTGCACGCTTCTCGCGCCGTTCGTGCACGAGGCATATGCAATGGCGAGAGAGGGAAGGTATGCAGAGGCGATGACCATCAACGGGCTGCTGTACGGTGCGGCACTGGGATACGAAAGTGATGTGGTGATGGACGCGCTGCGCTGTGGAGCGGTGGGCTGCGGTCTCTCTGGCACGGGCCCAGCATACACCGCCCTCTTCGTGGACGGCGATATGGATGCTCTTGAAGAGAGATGGAAGGAGAGGGGGGCAACAGTGATAAAGACGAGGGTGGTAAACGAGGGTGTGGAGGTGTGA
- a CDS encoding chorismate mutase, translating into MGELEELRERIAGIDAQLIELVAERTKLAERVIAAKRREGSPIKDEEQEEEVLRRAVMLAVERGLDPSLTRELFRVLIEMSVERQRGFMGDGNLP; encoded by the coding sequence ATGGGCGAGCTTGAGGAGCTCAGGGAGAGGATTGCGGGCATAGATGCCCAGCTTATCGAGCTTGTTGCCGAGCGCACCAAGCTCGCGGAGAGGGTGATTGCCGCCAAGCGAAGGGAGGGCAGTCCAATAAAGGACGAGGAGCAGGAGGAGGAGGTGCTGAGGCGGGCAGTCATGCTGGCGGTGGAGAGGGGGCTCGATCCCTCACTCACGAGAGAGCTGTTCAGGGTGCTCATCGAGATGAGCGTGGAGCGCCAGAGGGGGTTCATGGGCGACGGGAACCTGCCCTGA
- the purE gene encoding 5-(carboxyamino)imidazole ribonucleotide mutase translates to MHKVAIIMGSKNDERIAKKAIEVLDDAGVSWELRVLSAHRQPEELREYVKNSDADVFITIAGLSAALPGVVASLTEKPVIGVPVSAKLGGLDALLSIVQMPSGVPVACVGIDNGANAAHLALRVLRAGSRRP, encoded by the coding sequence ATGCACAAGGTCGCCATCATCATGGGCTCCAAAAACGACGAGCGCATCGCAAAAAAGGCGATAGAGGTGCTCGATGATGCTGGGGTGAGCTGGGAGCTGCGGGTGCTCTCAGCCCACAGACAGCCAGAGGAACTCAGGGAGTACGTCAAGAACAGCGATGCCGATGTGTTCATCACGATAGCTGGGCTCTCGGCTGCGCTGCCGGGCGTGGTGGCATCGCTCACCGAAAAGCCCGTGATAGGTGTGCCAGTGAGCGCAAAGCTCGGCGGGCTGGACGCCCTGCTGTCCATCGTGCAGATGCCCTCTGGAGTGCCAGTGGCGTGCGTGGGCATCGACAACGGCGCAAACGCCGCCCACCTCGCCCTGCGAGTTCTCAGGGCAGGTTCCCGTCGCCCATGA
- the gpmI gene encoding 2,3-bisphosphoglycerate-independent phosphoglycerate mutase, whose protein sequence is MKRPLVLVVLDGFGLSESERGNAIAAARTPNIDHLFSSYPFTTLCAHGEAVGLPEGQMGNSEVGHLNIGAGRIVYQDIVRISKAIEDGSFFQNEALLSAVRWVKEHRSILHLLGLVSPGGVHSHQEHLYALLELARMHDVPVMVHAFLDGRDTPPRSAHLYIRELEKRLHDGQVVGSVCGRYYAMDRDRRWERTRLAYDAVVNGVSEYRAQSGYDAVIRAYERGENDEFVRPTVVAPHRMRDEDAVIFFNFRADRARQLTLALTDRAFKEFPVSAHPFFVAFTRYEEDIPLNVAFDKQHLINTFGEWISRHGLTQLRIAETEKYAHVTYFFSGGREEPFEGEERILIPSPKVATYDLKPEMSAYEVTDAVVEHMGRFDVVVMNYANCDMVGHTGIMEAAVRAVEAVDECVGRVMERTLSLGGTLVLTADHGNAEQMLDDGTPHTAHTNNPVPFVIARRGFACTLRDGGILGDIAPTLLELLGLPVPEEMSGRSLIESVISPQPHP, encoded by the coding sequence TTGAAGAGACCGCTCGTGCTGGTGGTGCTGGACGGCTTTGGACTCTCAGAGAGCGAGAGGGGCAACGCCATCGCAGCCGCACGCACGCCCAACATCGACCACCTGTTCTCCTCTTACCCGTTCACAACGCTCTGCGCCCACGGGGAGGCTGTGGGTCTTCCAGAGGGGCAGATGGGAAACTCAGAGGTCGGGCACCTGAACATCGGTGCGGGACGCATCGTGTATCAGGACATCGTGAGAATCTCAAAGGCGATAGAGGACGGCTCGTTCTTCCAGAATGAGGCTCTGCTCTCTGCTGTGCGCTGGGTGAAGGAGCACCGCTCCATCCTGCACCTTCTGGGGCTGGTCTCCCCAGGGGGTGTGCACTCCCATCAGGAGCACCTGTATGCGCTGCTCGAGCTCGCCCGCATGCACGATGTGCCCGTGATGGTGCACGCCTTTCTGGACGGCAGGGACACGCCCCCGAGGAGCGCCCACCTGTACATCAGGGAGCTCGAAAAGAGGCTGCACGATGGACAGGTGGTGGGAAGCGTGTGCGGGCGATACTACGCAATGGACAGGGACAGGCGGTGGGAGAGAACGCGGCTGGCGTATGATGCCGTTGTAAACGGCGTCTCGGAGTACAGGGCACAGAGCGGCTACGATGCCGTCATCAGAGCATACGAGCGGGGCGAGAACGATGAGTTCGTGAGGCCAACCGTGGTGGCACCCCACAGGATGCGTGATGAGGATGCCGTGATATTCTTCAACTTTCGGGCAGACAGGGCAAGACAGCTCACGCTGGCGCTCACCGACAGAGCCTTTAAGGAGTTCCCCGTGAGCGCCCACCCGTTCTTTGTGGCGTTCACACGCTACGAGGAGGACATCCCCCTCAACGTGGCGTTCGACAAGCAGCACCTCATCAACACCTTCGGGGAGTGGATATCCCGCCACGGGCTCACACAGCTTCGAATCGCCGAGACCGAGAAGTATGCCCATGTGACCTATTTCTTTTCTGGTGGAAGGGAGGAGCCATTCGAGGGCGAGGAGCGCATACTGATTCCCTCCCCCAAGGTCGCCACGTACGACCTCAAGCCAGAGATGAGCGCCTATGAGGTAACGGACGCCGTGGTGGAGCACATGGGGAGGTTTGACGTGGTGGTGATGAACTATGCCAACTGCGACATGGTGGGGCACACGGGCATCATGGAGGCGGCGGTGCGGGCTGTGGAAGCTGTGGACGAGTGTGTGGGAAGAGTCATGGAACGCACGCTCTCCCTCGGGGGCACGCTGGTGCTCACCGCAGACCACGGAAACGCCGAGCAGATGCTGGATGACGGCACGCCCCACACCGCCCACACCAACAACCCCGTGCCATTCGTGATAGCAAGGAGGGGCTTTGCGTGCACGCTTCGGGATGGGGGCATACTGGGCGACATAGCCCCAACGCTGCTCGAGCTTCTGGGGCTTCCCGTTCCAGAGGAGATGAGCGGCAGGAGCCTCATAGAAAGTGTTATCAGCCCACAGCCCCACCCATGA
- the ribC gene encoding riboflavin synthase gives MHMKVGIADTTFARFDMARAAIDELRRHVSVKIERITVPGIKDLPVACKRLIEERGCDVVMALGMPGPKPIDKTCAHEASMGLIIAQLMTNKHILEVFVHEDEAKDEVELARLAEARTREHAQNLVKMFFKPHLMEREAGMGMREGFEDVGPLRP, from the coding sequence ATGCACATGAAAGTGGGCATTGCCGACACCACATTTGCGAGGTTCGACATGGCAAGGGCGGCGATTGACGAGCTGCGCCGCCATGTGTCGGTGAAGATAGAACGCATCACCGTGCCGGGGATAAAGGACCTGCCCGTTGCCTGCAAGAGGCTCATAGAGGAGAGGGGATGTGATGTGGTGATGGCTCTTGGAATGCCGGGTCCCAAGCCCATAGACAAGACGTGCGCCCACGAGGCGTCCATGGGGCTCATAATCGCACAGCTCATGACCAACAAGCACATCCTCGAGGTGTTCGTGCACGAGGACGAGGCAAAAGACGAGGTGGAGCTCGCAAGGCTCGCAGAGGCGCGCACCAGAGAGCATGCCCAGAACCTCGTGAAGATGTTCTTCAAGCCCCATCTCATGGAGAGGGAGGCGGGCATGGGCATGAGGGAGGGCTTCGAGGACGTGGGTCCCTTGAGGCCTTGA
- a CDS encoding inositol-3-phosphate synthase, whose amino-acid sequence MSEVRTAIAGVGNCASSLIQGLSYYRDVDEDDGLVPGLMHNVIAGYRVRDVRPVAAFDVDVRKVGKDLSQAIFEKPNCTKKFCDVEPLDVEVMKAPPLDGVAPHMEEWFKVDDSQPPVDVAEVLKETRADVLINYLPVGSEQGARWYAERALEAGCAFVNCIPAFIASDPAWAERFAQRRLPIIGDDIKSMVGATIVHRVLTQMIVDRGANIRSTYQLNVGGNTDFLNMVDSSRLSSKRTSKTESIASQIPYDAYVYAGPNGHVACLNDNKICYLRIDFDLFGDVPASIDLKLSVEDSPNSAGVVIDAVRIAKLALDRGVGGALKSASAYFMKHPPVQMREPEARAELEQFIQQFIQE is encoded by the coding sequence ATGTCCGAGGTAAGAACTGCAATCGCCGGCGTTGGAAACTGCGCTTCCTCCCTCATTCAGGGTCTGAGCTACTACAGGGATGTGGACGAGGACGACGGGCTCGTCCCAGGGCTCATGCACAATGTAATAGCTGGCTACAGGGTGCGGGACGTGAGACCCGTCGCTGCCTTCGATGTGGATGTGAGAAAGGTGGGCAAGGACCTCTCGCAGGCGATATTCGAAAAACCCAACTGCACCAAGAAGTTCTGCGATGTTGAGCCCCTCGACGTGGAAGTGATGAAGGCACCGCCCTTGGATGGCGTAGCCCCCCACATGGAGGAGTGGTTCAAGGTGGACGACTCTCAGCCACCAGTGGACGTGGCAGAGGTGCTCAAAGAGACGAGGGCAGACGTGCTGATAAACTATCTGCCCGTGGGCTCTGAGCAGGGGGCGAGGTGGTATGCCGAGAGGGCGCTCGAGGCGGGGTGTGCATTCGTGAACTGCATACCTGCATTCATCGCCTCTGACCCTGCATGGGCAGAGAGGTTCGCTCAAAGGAGGCTGCCAATCATAGGCGACGACATCAAGAGCATGGTGGGCGCAACAATCGTGCACCGTGTGCTCACCCAGATGATTGTGGACAGGGGGGCGAACATCAGGAGCACGTACCAGCTCAACGTGGGCGGAAACACAGACTTTCTCAACATGGTGGACAGCTCGAGGCTCTCCTCAAAGCGCACATCCAAGACAGAGTCCATAGCCTCTCAAATACCCTATGATGCGTACGTGTATGCTGGTCCCAATGGCCATGTGGCGTGCCTGAACGACAACAAGATATGCTATCTGCGCATAGACTTCGACCTGTTCGGGGACGTTCCCGCATCAATAGACCTCAAGCTCTCCGTGGAGGACAGCCCCAACAGCGCTGGCGTGGTAATCGATGCGGTGCGCATAGCCAAGCTCGCCCTCGACAGGGGCGTGGGTGGAGCCCTGAAGAGCGCCTCGGCATACTTCATGAAGCATCCACCCGTGCAGATGAGGGAGCCAGAGGCAAGGGCAGAGCTCGAACAGTTCATCCAACAGTTCATCCAAGAGTGA
- a CDS encoding ZPR1 zinc finger domain-containing protein translates to MEHEFTTQIPCPACARELSISWTQQSMPYFGGVMLVSARCECGFRFSDVMLLDSRGPSRHVLDVLGEDDLKARVVRSTSCTIRIPELGVQIEPATHAEAFVSNVEGVLERVEDVLRATERWSAEEGDERKTERCRQLLNTIADIRSGNRSMTLILEDPMGNSTILSERAICEPLTYDEVKRLSRGGYTPLRG, encoded by the coding sequence ATGGAGCACGAGTTTACCACCCAGATACCATGTCCCGCATGCGCAAGAGAGCTCTCCATCAGCTGGACACAGCAGAGCATGCCCTACTTTGGTGGGGTGATGCTGGTAAGCGCCAGATGTGAGTGCGGGTTTAGGTTTTCTGACGTCATGCTGCTCGACTCCAGGGGCCCCTCACGCCACGTACTGGACGTGCTCGGAGAGGATGACCTTAAGGCAAGGGTGGTGCGCTCCACATCGTGCACCATTCGCATACCAGAGCTGGGCGTGCAGATAGAGCCAGCAACCCATGCCGAGGCATTCGTGAGCAACGTGGAGGGTGTGCTCGAAAGGGTGGAGGACGTGCTGAGGGCCACCGAGAGGTGGAGCGCGGAAGAGGGCGATGAGCGCAAGACAGAGAGGTGCAGACAGCTGCTGAACACGATAGCGGACATCCGCTCTGGAAACAGGAGCATGACACTCATCCTCGAGGACCCCATGGGCAACAGCACAATCCTCTCGGAAAGAGCGATATGCGAGCCCCTGACCTACGATGAGGTAAAGAGGCTCTCCAGGGGTGGATACACTCCGCTCAGAGGATGA
- a CDS encoding cell division protein SepF: protein MGMDTCSRALSRVEEMSNFVDKLFGTEKRRESTPEEFVEIDIGEYEQVLEQEPAAMYVKVADLASINDLPEIKKQIYEGNIVIINIGPLKNDKLMLERSIKELKRVCSDVRGDIVGLGEEQVIATPTGVKVDRTKLKGTGY from the coding sequence ATGGGGATGGATACATGCTCAAGAGCGCTGTCGAGGGTGGAAGAGATGTCGAACTTTGTGGACAAGCTGTTTGGTACCGAGAAGCGGAGGGAGAGCACACCCGAGGAGTTCGTGGAAATAGATATAGGAGAGTATGAGCAGGTGCTCGAGCAGGAGCCTGCAGCCATGTACGTGAAGGTGGCGGACCTTGCCAGCATCAACGACCTTCCCGAGATCAAGAAGCAGATATATGAGGGAAACATCGTAATAATCAACATCGGCCCCCTGAAGAACGACAAGCTCATGCTGGAGCGCAGCATAAAGGAGCTAAAGCGTGTATGCTCCGACGTCAGGGGGGACATCGTGGGGCTGGGCGAGGAGCAGGTGATTGCCACGCCCACGGGTGTCAAGGTGGACCGCACAAAGCTCAAGGGCACTGGGTACTGA